From Candidatus Krumholzibacteriia bacterium:
GCCACCGCCATGCCCGATTTCGAGGACCCCGCGTCGATCCAGGCGTGGGTGGAAGGTCTGATCCCCCAGTTGGCCGACTTCGGCATCGACCTGATCGTCGCGATCGTGATCTTCGTCCTCGGTCGCATGGCCGTCGGCCTGGTCGCCGGTGCCGTCCGCAAGGCGATGGCGCGCGGCAAGGCCGACCCCACGCTCGTCGGCTTCGTCGGTAACATCGTCGCGGCCATCGGGATGGCCTTCGTCGTGATCGCGGCGATCGACCAACTCGGGGTGCGGACCGCCGGCCTGGTCGCCGTGCTCGGTGCTGCCGGCCTGGCCGTCGGCTTCGCCCTGCAGGGATCGTTGTCGAACTTCGCCAGCGGCGTGATGCTCCTGATCTTCCGCCCCATCAACGTGGGCGACTACGTCGAGGCCGGGGGGACCAGTGGATCGGTGAAGGACATCGGCATCTTCACCACCACGCTCCACACTCCCGACAACAAGAAGGTGATCGTGCCCAACGCCCAGGTCACCAGCGACACCATCACCAACTACAGTGCGAACGACACCCGCCGTGTCGATCTCGTCGCCGGCATCGGCTACAGCGACGACATCCCCAAGGCCAAGGCCGTGCTCGAGCGCATCGCCAAGGAGCACGAACTCACCCTGGACGACCCCGCGCCG
This genomic window contains:
- a CDS encoding mechanosensitive ion channel domain-containing protein, which codes for MPDSTATAMPDFEDPASIQAWVEGLIPQLADFGIDLIVAIVIFVLGRMAVGLVAGAVRKAMARGKADPTLVGFVGNIVAAIGMAFVVIAAIDQLGVRTAGLVAVLGAAGLAVGFALQGSLSNFASGVMLLIFRPINVGDYVEAGGTSGSVKDIGIFTTTLHTPDNKKVIVPNAQVTSDTITNYSANDTRRVDLVAGIGYSDDIPKAKAVLERIAKEHELTLDDPAPMIELSNLGDSSVDFVVRPWVKTADYWRVYFDLTERIKMEFDKEGISIPFPQRDVHLFQESSN